A single Aspergillus puulaauensis MK2 DNA, chromosome 7, nearly complete sequence DNA region contains:
- the HAM1 gene encoding non-canonical purine NTP pyrophosphatase (BUSCO:EOG09264YHS;~COG:F;~EggNog:ENOG410PMXY;~InterPro:IPR029001,IPR027502,IPR002637;~PFAM:PF01725;~go_function: GO:0047429 - nucleoside-triphosphate diphosphatase activity [Evidence IEA];~go_process: GO:0009143 - nucleoside triphosphate catabolic process [Evidence IEA]) codes for MTTLNFITSNKNKLAEVRAILGGVIDVQNEVVDVPEIQGTIEEIAKAKCSHAAKAVGGPVLTEDTALEFLALKGLPGPYIKSFLEALGHEGLNKMLDSFESRGAEAVCTFAFSLGPGSEPILFQGRTEGTIVRPRGAANFGWDPIFEHGGKTYAEMTKEEKNKISHRYKALVKLQQWLAEQQP; via the exons ATGACGACACTTAACTTCATCACCAGTAATAAGAATAAGCTGGCGGAGGTCAGAGCTATATTAGGCGGCGTGATCGATGTTCAAAATGAAGTAGTCGATGTTCCTGAAATACAAGGTACAATTGAGGAGATAGCAAAGGCAAAGTGCAGCCATGCTGCGAAGGCA GTGGGAGGCCCAGTTTTGACCGAAGATACCGCTCTCGAATTTCTTGCTCTGAAAGGCCTTCCCGGCCCCTACAT TAAATCATTCCTCGAAGCGTTGGGCCATGAGGGCCTAAACAAGATGCTTGACTCGTTTGAATCGAGAGGTGCGGAGGCCGTGTGCACCTTTGCGTTTTCTCTTGGACCTGGGTCTGAACCGATCCTGTTCCAGGGACGAACGGAG GGCACGATTGTGAGACCCAGGGGGGCGGCAAATTTTG GGTGGGATCCGATATTTGAGCATGGTGGCAAGACGTATGCAGAGATGaccaaggaggaaaag AACAAAATTTCTCACAGATACAAGGCTCTTGTTAAGTTGCAACAGTGGTTAGCTGAACAACAACCATAA
- the MYO2 gene encoding type V myosin (COG:Z;~EggNog:ENOG410PI8B;~InterPro:IPR008989,IPR000048,IPR004009,IPR036961, IPR001609,IPR027417,IPR036103,IPR002710;~PFAM:PF01843,PF00612,PF00063;~go_component: GO:0016459 - myosin complex [Evidence IEA];~go_function: GO:0003774 - motor activity [Evidence IEA];~go_function: GO:0005515 - protein binding [Evidence IEA];~go_function: GO:0005524 - ATP binding [Evidence IEA];~go_function: GO:0051015 - actin filament binding [Evidence IEA]), whose translation MAHNYEVGTRAWQPDATEGWVASEVKEKLVDGDKVKLVFVLENGETKEIETTQAELQVDNNSNLPPLMNPAMLEASEDLTNLSHLNEPAVLQAIKLRYAQKEIYTYSGIVLIATNPFARVDSLYVPQMVQVYAGKHRASQAPHLFAIAEEAFGDMLRDGQNQTIVVSGESGAGKTVSAKYIMRYFATRESSDQPGKYTTSRADAISETEEQILATNPVMEAFGNAKTTRNDNSSRFGKYIEIMFDDKTNIVGAKIRTYLLERSRLVFQPLKERNYHIFYQLVAGATDLERSELGLASVEDFDYLNQGGTPIIDGVDDKAEFIATKKSLGTIGVPEKTQSEIFRILAALLHLGNVKITATRTDSALSSSEPSLARACDILGIDANEFAKWIVKKQLITRGEKITSNLTQQQAIVVRDSVAKFIYSSLFDWLVDKINRGLATDEVLNKFKSFIGVLDIYGFEHFAKNSFEQFCINYANEKLQQEFNQHVFKLEQEEYVREQIDWTFIDFSDNQPCIDLIEAKLGILSLLDEESRLPMGSDEQFVTKLHHNFAADKQKFYKKPRFGKSAFTICHYAVDVTYESDGFIEKNRDTVPDEHMEILRNSSNDFVKEILDTAASVREKDSAAVSSKPVTAPGRKIGVAINRKPTLGGIFKSSLIELMSTINSTDVHYIRCIKPNEAKEAWMFEGPMVLNQLRACGVLETVRISTAGYPTRWTYEEFAIRYYMLCHSSQWTSEIKDMCHAILRKALGDATQQKHDKYQLGLSKIFFRAGMLAFLENLRTSRLNECAIMIQKNLRCKYYRRRYLEARLSVLATQSLVRGFLSRQHAADIRRVKAATNIQRVWRGQKERRTYNQIRNNVILLQSLSKGFLCRQNILDSIHGNAAKVIQRSFRSWRQLRAWRQYRRQVVIVQNLWRGKQARQEYKTLREEARDLKQISYKLENKVVELTQYLESLKRENKSLNSQLENYETQLKSWRSRHNALENRSRELQAEANQAGITAARLTALEEEMNTLQQNHTDAQTTIKRLQEEERVSRESIRSANQELEKLKQLNAEAESEKSSLRQQVIDLEEQLEVAKRTIPIQATNGDQQNGGAMPPPANGLINLVSSKKTKPKRRSAGAERIDTDRFSGAYNPRPVSMAVPSALGRQNHSAAALSGLDSVEAELETLLSEEEDLNEEVTIGLIRNLKIPAPNSTPPPTEKEVLFPAYLINLVTSEMWNNGFVKESERFLANVMQSIQQEVMQHDGEDTISPGAFWLSNVHEMLSFVFLAEDWYEAQKTDNYEYDRLLEIVKHDLENLEFNIYHTWMKLLKKKLFKMIVPAIIESQSLPGFVTNETNRFLGKLLPSNNNPAFSMDNLLSLLNNAYKAMRAFYLEDSIVIQTVTELLRLVGVTAFNDLLMRRNFLSWKRGLQINYNITRIEEWCKSHDMPEGTLQLEHLMQATKLLQLKKATLNDIEIIQDICWMLSPNQIQKLLNQYLVADYEQPINGEIMKAVASRVTEKSDVLLLTPVDMEDSGPYEIAEPRVITALETYTPSWLQTPRLKRLAEIVSAQAMAQQDKSENPENGAIPAE comes from the exons ATGGCACATAACTATGAGGTTGGGACGAGGGCCTGGCAACCAGATGCAACTGAGGGCTGGGTAGCCTCCGAGGTGAAAgagaagctggttgatgGCGACAAAGTTAAGCTTGTTTTTGTGCTGGAGAATGGCGAG ACCAAAGAAATAGAAACCACGCAAGCCGAATTGCAAGTGGATAATAATTCCAACCTACCGCCGTTAATGAACCCTGCTATGCTTGAAGCGAGTGAGGATCTTACGAATCTCTCCCATTTGAATGAACCTGCTG TCTTGCAAGCTATAAAATTACGTTATGCGCAAAAGGAAATATATACCTACAGTGGCATTGTTCTTATTGCGACCAACCCATTCGCCCGTGTCGATTCACTATATGTGCCACAGATGGTCCAAGTATATGCCGGGAAGCACCGCGCATCGCAGGCTCCACATCTATTTGCTATCGCAGAAGAGGCATTTGG GGATATGTTACGCGATGGACAGAACCAAACAATCGTGGTTTCAGGCGAATCTGGAGCAGGGAAAACAGTGAGCGCAAAATATATCATGCGGTATTTTGCGACTCGCGAGTCTTCCGACCAGCCTGGAAAATATACTACCAGTAGAGCCGATGCAATCAGCGAAACTGAAGAACAGATCTTAGCGACAAACCCGGTTATGGAAGCTTTTGGAAATGCGAAAACTACACGTAATGACAATTCATCCCGCTTCGGGAAATATATCGAGATTATGTTCGACGACAAGACCAATATTGTTGGTGCCAAAATACGAACCTATCTGCTTGAGAGGTCCCGCCTTGTCTTTCAACCTCTTAAGGAGCGCAACTATCATATTTTTTACCAGCTTGTGGCCGGAGCTACCGATCTAGAAAGGAGTGAACTCGGCCTTGCTTCGGTTGAAGATTTCGATTATCTCAACCAAGGCGGAACTCCAATCATTGATGGAGTTGACGACAAGGCGGAATTTATTGCAACAAAAAAGTCCTTAGGAACTATTGGTGTACCTGAGAAGACGCAATCAGAAATCTTCCGTATTCTCGCGGCCTTGCTTCATCTGGGAAATGTTAAGATTACCGCAACGAGAACCGACTCGGCCCTTTCGTCTTCTGAACCATCGCTTGCCCGAGCATGCGACATACTTGGTATTGACGCTAATGAATTTGCCAAGTGGATAGTCAAGAAACAGTTAATCACAAGAGGGGAAAAAATTACTTCCAACTTGACGCAACAACAGGCAATCGTCGTTCGGGACTCCGTCGCCAAATTCATTTATTCTAGCCTCTTCGATTGGCTTGTCGACAAAATCAATCGTGGTCTCGCAACAGATGAAGTCCTGAACAAGTTCAAGTCGTTcattggtgttttggatatttACGGATTCGAGCATTTCGCCAAGAATTCATTTGAACAATTTTGCATCAACTATGCAAATGAAAAATTGCAACAGGAATTTAATCAACACGTCTTCAAGCTCGAGCAAGAAGAATATGTGCGAGAGCAGATAGACTGGACCTTTATCGACTTCTCAGACAATCAACCATGCATTGACCTCATCGAGGCAAAGTTGGGGATCTTATCCCTTCTGGACGAAGAATCTAGACTACCTATGGGCTCTGATGAACAATTTGTGACCAAGCTCCATCACAACTTCGCAGCTGATAAACAGAAATTTTACAAGAAGCCTAGGTTTGGGAAATCAGCGTTCACAATTTGTCACTATGCTGTTGATGTGACTTACGAGTCGGATGGCTTTATTGAGAAAAACCGTGATACTGTTCCAGATGAACATATGGAAATCTTGCGCAATTCCTCCAATGACTTTGTGAAAGAAATATTGGATACTGCTGCCTCTGTGCGCGAAAAGGATTCGGCGGCGGTCTCATCCAAACCAGTCACTGCCCCAGGCCGCAAAATTGGAGTCGCAATTAACCGCAAGCCAACACTGGGCGGGATCTTCAAATCGTCATTGATTGAACTCATGAGTACTATCAATTCCACCGACGTGCACTATATTAGATGCATTAAGCCCAACGAAGCGAAGGAGGCTTGGATGTTCGAAGGGCCGATGGTGCTGAACCAACTGAGGGCTTGTGGAGTCTTGGAAACCGTCCGCATCAGTACGGCCGGATATCCTACTCGATGGACCTACGAGGAGTTCGCTATCCGCTATTACATGCTTTGCCATTCGTCTCAATGGACGTCGGAGATCAAGGATATGTGCCATGCCATTCTGCGGAAGGCCCTTGGTGACGCTACACAGCAAAAGCACGACAAATATCAGCTAGGCCTGAGCAAAATATTCTTCCGGGCTGGTATGCTCGCGTTTTTGGAGAACCTTCGGACTTCGAGGCTAAACGAATGCGCGATAATGATACAAAAGAATTTGCGCTGTAAATACTACCGGCGCAGATATCTCGAGGCGCGTTTGTCCGTCCTTGCCACCCAATCTCTTGTGAGAGGTTTTCTTTCTAGACAACACGCAGCGGATATACGTCGGGTTAAAGCTGCGACGAATATCCAaagggtttggaggggtcagaaggaaagaaggacaTACAATCAGATTCGCAATAACGTCATCCTTCTTCAATCGCTATCGAAAGGTTTCCTTTGTCGACAGAATATTCTCGACTCGATTCACGGTAACGCGGCAAAGGTCATTCAACGTTCCTTCCGTTCCTGGCGGCAACTGCGTGCGTGGCGACAGTATCGCCGGCAGGTGGTGATTGTCCAGAATCTCTGGCGGGGCAAACAAGCGAGACAGGAGTACAAGACACTCAGAGAGGAGGCCAGAGATCTGAAGCAGATTTCGTATAAGTTGGAAAATAAGGTGGTTGAGCTAACTCAGTACCTGGAATCTTTGAAACGGGAGAATAAGTCTCTCAATTCTCAACTCGAAAATTATGAGACTCAGTTGAAATCTTGGAGGAGTCGACATAATGCATTGGAAAATCGGTCGCGAGAACTTCAAGCTGAGGCCAATCAAGCCGGCATCACAGCTGCTCGGCTGAcggcgttggaggaggaaatgaaCACCTTACAGCAAAACCATACCGATGCTCAGACAACTATCAAGCGTttgcaggaagaagagagggtTTCTCGCGAATCAATACGGTCCGCGAATCAGGAActtgagaagctcaagcAATTGAACGCCGAGGCTGAGAGCGAGAAATCTTCGCTTCGCCAACAAGTTATTGACCTTGAGGAACAACTTGAGGTTGCGAAAAGGACCATTCCAATTCAAGCAACAAATGGAGATCAGCAGAACGGCGGGGCTATGCCACCGCCTGCAAATGGCCTTATTAACTTGGTTTCCTCGAAGAAAACGAAACCCAAGCGACGCAGCGCGGGCGCTGAGAGGATCGATACAGATCGGTTTAGTGGAGCATACAACCCTCGACCTGTATCGATGGCAGTCCCAAGTGCATTAGGCCGCCAGAATCATTCCGCTGCCGCGCTCTCGGGTCTTGACTCCGTGGAGGCAGAACTCGAAACTTTACTttctgaagaggaggacctTAACGAGGAAGTGACAATAGGTCTGATTCGCAACCTCAAGATTCCAGCGCCCAATTCTACTCCTCCGCCCACCGAGAAAGAGGTCCTGTTCCCTGCGTATCTTATTAATCTCGTTACATCTGAAATGTGGAATAACGGCTTTGTCAAAGAGTCTGAGCGCTTTTTGGCCAATGTCATGCAGTCAATACAACAGGAGGTCATGCAACATGACGGTGAGGATACCATTAGCCCAGGTGCCTTCTGGCTTTCCAATGTGCATGAGATGCTTTCATTCGTCTTTTTGGCCGAAGATTGGTACGAAGCGCAGAAAACTGACAACTACGAGTATGACCGTCTCTTGGAGATCGTCAAACACGATTTGGAGAATTTGGAATTTAACATTTATCATACCTGGATGAAGTTGCTTAAGAAGAAGCTCTTCAAGATGATTGTTCCGGCCATAATTGAGTCTCAATCTCTTCCCGGCTTTGTCACAAACGAAACGAACAGATTCCTCGGAAAGCTTTTGCCATCCAATAACAATCCAGCCTTCAGCATGGATAACCTCCTTAGCCTTTTGAATAATGCGTACAAAGCCATGAGGGCGTTCTATCTCGAAGATTCAATTGTCATTCAAACTGTCACAGagcttcttcgtctggttGGTGTCACAGCCTTCAATGATCTTCTAATGAGACGgaattttctttcttggAAGCGAGGTCTCCAGATAAATTATAACATAACCCGCATTGAGGAATGGTGCAAGAGTCACGACATGCCAGAAGGAACTTTGCAACTGGAGCATCTAATG CAAGCAACTAAGCTTCTTCAATTGAAGAAGGCTACACTAAACGATATTGAGATTATTCAAGACATATGTTGGAT GCTCTCTCCGAACCAGATCCAAAAACTTCTAAACCAATACCTTGTGGCCGACTACGAACAGCCCATCAATGGCGAGATTATGAAAGCCGTAGCTTCCCGTGTTACAGAGAAAAGTGACGTGCTCCTTCTTACTCCTGTGGATATGGAAGATAGTGGGCCGTACGAAATCGCCGAGCCCCGGGTTATCACTGCTTTAGAAACATACACCCCATCTT GGCTCCAAACACCACGTCTGAAACGGCTCGCTGAAATCGTTTCAGCGCAGGCAATGGCTCAACAAGACAAGTCGGAGAATCCTGAAAATGGTGCGATTCCTGCTGAATAg
- the nap1 gene encoding histone chaperone NAP1 (BUSCO:EOG09263ULA;~COG:B,D;~EggNog:ENOG410PH0J;~InterPro:IPR037231,IPR002164;~PFAM:PF00956;~go_component: GO:0005634 - nucleus [Evidence IEA];~go_process: GO:0006334 - nucleosome assembly [Evidence IEA]) has translation MSEPIRNKKADFPVAPTPQNTPANNAPISSHAQQPGVSSIKEESLDHATAASLFARNPGLVSMIQGKLGSLVGRSSGYIESLPVSVRRRVAGLKGIQKEHAKLEAQFQEEVLELEKKYFAKFTPLYERRSTIVNGATEPTDSEIEAGKEEEENIDAKEDDSKKEEDEKEESPMAGIPEFWLSAMKNQISLAEMITDKDEEALKHLVDIRMEYLDRPGFRLIFEFSENEFFTNKTISKTYFYKEENGYGGDFIYDHAEGTKIDWKAEKDLTVRVESKKQRNKNTKQTRVVKITVPTESFFNFFAPPQPPAEDDDTVATDIEERLELDYQLGEDIKEKLIPRAIDWFTGEALQFEELGDDMDPDEFDEFDDEDDEDDDEDEDGRASDEDVDDSDEEDGTSKPKKEAAECKQS, from the exons ATGTCTGAGCCCATTAGGAACAAGAAGGCGGACTTTCCTGTCGCCCC GACACCGCAAAACACGCCAGCCAACAATGCACCGATTTCCTCCCATGCTCAGCAACCTGGTGTTTCCAGCATCAAAGAAG AGTCTCTTGACCATGCCACTGCCGCCTCGCTGTTCGCGAGAAACCCTGGACTTGTCTCCATGATTCAAGGGAAACTCGGTTCGCTTGTTGGCCGCTCATCTGGCTACATCGAGTCTTTGCCTGTCTCTGTTCGTCGTCGGGTTGCTGGGTTGAAAGGTATTCAGAAAGAACATGCCAAGTTGGAAGCCCAGTTCCAAGAGGAGGTTCTTGAACTTGAAAAGAAATATTTCGCGAAATTTACCCCCCTTTACGAGAGACGTTCCACGATCGTTAACGGGGCTACCGAACCGACCGACTCAGAAATCGAAGccggcaaggaagaagaggagaacaTTGATGCTAAGGAGGATGACtcgaagaaggaggaagatgagaaggaggaatCCCCGATGGCTGGAATTCCAGAATTCTGGCTCTCTGCAATGAAAAACCAGATCTCACTTGCTGAGATGATCACTGACAAGGACGAAGAGGCTCTCAAACATCTGGTTGATATTCGTATGGAATACCTTGACCGCCCAGGTTTCAGACTTATCTTTGAATTCTCGGAGAACGAATTTTTCACCAACAAGACAATTTCAAAAACATATTTCTACAAGGAGGAGAATGGTTATGGGGGCGATTTCATCTATGATCATGCCGAGGGAACCAAGATCGATTGGAAGGCCGAAAAGGATCTCACTGTTCGCGTTgagagcaagaagcagaggaacAAAA ATACGAAACAAACCCGTGTTGTCAAGATTACGGTACCGACAGAAtctttcttcaatttcttcgcCCCCCCACAACCCCCCgcagaggacgatgacacGGTTGCTACGGATATTGAGGAACGCCTCGAGCTTGACTACCAGCTTGGAGAAgatatcaaggagaagctcatACCCCGAGCCATCGATTGGTTCACTGGGGAGGCCCTCCAGTTTGAGGAATTGGGTGACGATATGGATCCCGATGAGTTTGACGAatttgacgatgaggatgacgaggatgacgacgaggatgaagatggcagaGCGtctgatgaagatgttgatgattctGATGAAGAG GATGGTACTTCCAAGCCAAAGAAAGAGGCGGCTGAGTGCAAGCAAAGTTAA